A window from Leuconostoc mesenteroides subsp. mesenteroides encodes these proteins:
- a CDS encoding ROK family glucokinase, whose protein sequence is MAKDKLIGVDLGGTTIKFAILTDQGEIQQKWSIKTNILDDGGHIVPDIIESINHHLDLYQLDKERIIGIGMGTPGTVNREKGTVTGAFNLNWKTEQPVKADIESGTGFTLTIDNDANSAALGEAWKGAGNNDDEVSFITLGTGVGGGLLANGKLIHGTVGAGGEVGHMIVEPDGYLCTCGNRGCLEQYASATGVVHLAQTIAEEYVGNSKLKKMIDNGEEVTSKIVFDLAKQGDFLANKVVDKVAYYLGYATATMSNILNPSAVVIGGGVAAAGEFLRARVEKHWTKFAFPTVRHSTRVKLAELGNDAGVIGAASLARMPA, encoded by the coding sequence ATGGCAAAAGATAAACTTATTGGCGTTGATCTTGGTGGTACAACTATCAAGTTTGCAATTTTGACTGATCAAGGTGAAATTCAACAAAAATGGTCAATTAAAACAAATATTTTGGATGATGGTGGACACATTGTTCCAGATATTATTGAATCCATTAATCATCATTTAGACCTTTATCAACTGGATAAAGAACGTATTATTGGCATTGGTATGGGGACACCTGGAACTGTTAACCGTGAAAAAGGTACAGTCACAGGAGCATTTAACTTAAATTGGAAAACAGAGCAACCGGTCAAAGCAGATATTGAGTCAGGAACAGGATTTACTTTGACAATTGATAATGATGCTAACTCTGCTGCTCTTGGTGAAGCATGGAAGGGTGCTGGTAATAATGATGACGAAGTTTCATTCATTACCTTAGGCACTGGTGTTGGTGGTGGCTTGTTAGCCAATGGTAAGCTAATTCATGGTACAGTTGGAGCCGGTGGAGAAGTCGGCCACATGATTGTTGAACCTGATGGATATTTGTGTACATGTGGCAATCGTGGTTGCTTAGAGCAATATGCTTCAGCTACTGGTGTTGTTCATTTAGCGCAAACTATTGCCGAAGAATATGTGGGTAATTCGAAATTAAAGAAGATGATTGACAACGGTGAAGAAGTTACATCAAAAATTGTCTTTGATTTAGCAAAGCAAGGCGATTTTTTGGCAAATAAAGTTGTTGACAAAGTTGCTTATTACTTGGGATATGCTACAGCTACCATGTCTAATATCTTGAATCCATCAGCTGTTGTTATTGGTGGTGGTGTTGCTGCTGCAGGAGAATTCTTACGTGCACGTGTTGAAAAACATTGGACTAAGTTTGCGTTCCCAACAGTGCGTCACTCTACACGTGTAAAGTTAGCAGAGTTAGGTAACGATGCTGGTGTGATTGGTGCGGCGAGTTTGGCTCGAATGCCTGCTTAA
- a CDS encoding DsbA family protein: MLSIYHFDTPLSDNCLITEQYLQKISQQIHRSHHLFFVPLINEPILKMIKDNQSTCADEPTDKASLVYRLTLDFKAAQIEGNKKARALLINLQEALTIGHQKYSRNLVVNIAKKVGLNITDFLYNRNSKETKLSILEDQQLAHGMMPKVQATVAIDDAIDLKTQILTDFSVNDLLPAFLPHISDNDVSEKNEEASVNLA; this comes from the coding sequence ATGCTATCTATATATCATTTTGATACGCCACTGTCTGATAATTGCTTAATTACAGAGCAATATCTACAAAAAATTAGTCAACAAATCCATCGTTCACATCATCTATTTTTTGTCCCTTTAATCAATGAACCAATTCTGAAAATGATTAAGGATAATCAGTCAACATGTGCCGATGAGCCTACCGACAAAGCTAGTTTAGTCTATCGCCTAACTCTCGATTTCAAAGCTGCTCAAATTGAAGGTAATAAAAAAGCACGGGCCTTACTCATCAATTTACAAGAAGCGCTGACAATTGGTCATCAGAAATACTCACGCAACTTAGTCGTCAACATTGCTAAAAAAGTAGGCCTCAACATTACAGACTTTCTGTACAATCGTAATTCAAAAGAAACGAAGCTGTCCATACTAGAAGATCAACAACTCGCTCACGGTATGATGCCAAAAGTTCAGGCTACGGTGGCGATCGATGATGCGATCGATTTAAAAACGCAAATATTGACAGATTTTTCTGTTAACGATTTGCTACCTGCATTTTTACCCCATATATCAGATAATGATGTGTCAGAAAAAAATGAAGAAGCATCAGTTAATTTAGCATAA
- a CDS encoding GTP pyrophosphokinase family protein: protein MNWDHFFIPYIQTVSELKVKLRGLRQQYEKSGEDSSIEFVTGRVKSRASIEEKIIRRHLDENRLALDLQDIAGVRIMTKYVEDIYTVVDLLRQRTDFQILEERDYVSNAKPSGYRSYHLVIEYPVQMYTGELKVLAEIQVRTMAMNFWATVEHDLRYKHGELNEDLANRLTKLSESTFALDQELSEIRAIE from the coding sequence ATGAATTGGGATCATTTTTTTATACCATATATTCAAACCGTCTCAGAGCTTAAAGTAAAATTACGTGGTTTGCGTCAGCAATACGAGAAATCTGGTGAAGATTCATCAATTGAATTTGTAACTGGTCGTGTGAAATCTCGAGCGTCAATTGAAGAAAAGATAATTCGTCGACATTTAGATGAGAATCGGTTGGCTCTTGACTTACAAGATATAGCCGGTGTCCGTATTATGACAAAGTATGTTGAAGACATTTACACTGTGGTTGATTTATTGCGTCAAAGAACAGATTTTCAAATTTTAGAAGAACGTGATTATGTCAGTAATGCTAAACCTTCAGGATATCGATCGTATCATCTTGTGATTGAATATCCTGTCCAAATGTACACTGGAGAATTAAAAGTACTGGCAGAAATTCAAGTACGAACAATGGCCATGAATTTTTGGGCTACGGTAGAACATGATTTGCGTTATAAGCATGGAGAGTTGAACGAAGATTTAGCCAATCGACTGACTAAGCTATCAGAATCAACTTTTGCTTTAGATCAAGAACTGAGTGAGATAAGAGCAATAGAATGA